From the Streptomyces sp. 846.5 genome, the window AGGCCGCGATGGACCAGTGGTCGGCCGTGGCCGTCAACTGGAAGACCTCGTACTCCCGTTGGATGTCGTGCCCAGTGATGTACCAACCGCGCAGCGAGGTGAGCAGCAGCAGCGCCGCCGCCGCGCAGAACAGGCCGAGTTCCAGCACGGCCGTCGGGTAGTGGCGGCGGCGCGCCACCAGGAGCGTGAGCAGTGCCGCGTTGCTGACGAGCGCTACGACGCCGACCGCCGAGCCCAGTTGGTTGTTCAGCCGGATCGCGCCCGCGACCGACAGAGCGAGCGTGACGGCGCCGAAGGCCGACACCGCGACCAGGCCCGGAGGCGCGGAGAAGGCATCGGCGCGCGACCGCGCGGCGCTTTCGGACGAGCGGGACGGCAGGGGGGCCGCGAGGGCGAGAACCAGAAGGGCCAGTACCGAGGCGCCCAGGAGCGGCCCATGGGCGAGCGGGTGGGCCACCCCGGCGAGCGGCAGGACGGTGTTCACGGCCAGCGCGACGACGATGTCGGTGATGATGCCCAGACCGACGGCGATCAGCACGCACCCGTCCCGCGTCGACACCGCGCGGGAAGCGGCTCCGTACCACAGCACCGTCGGCGCACCGACGAGGAGCCAGAGGCCGGCGAGCGCCACCAGTGCGGCGGGAGCCCCGGGCAGCAGCTCGATCGCACCGGCGAGCGCAACGGCGCCGAGGACCGCGCGACGGCTCTCCAGCCGTGTCCGGGCGGTCATGCGAGAGCCTCGGCGTAGACGTCCTCGACCCGACGGACGACCGCGTCCCAGGAGTAGGCGCGCGCGGCCTCGGCGCTGCGCCGCCCCAGGCGCAGCCGCAGTTCGGGGTCGCCGGCGACCGCGTCGATCACGGCCGCGAGCGCGGCGGGATCGGGCGCGGCGAGCAGCCCGACATCGCCGAGCAGTTCGGTGTTGCCCGGTACGTCCGTGGCCACGATCGGGAGGGCGGCCGCCATCGCCTCAAGAGCGACCAGCGGCATGCCTTCCTTCTCCGACGGCAGCACGAACGCGTCGGCCTCGGCGTACGCACGGACGAGTTCCGGACCGAGACGCTGTCCGGCGAAGGTGACGTCCGTCAGGCCGAGCTGAGCCGCCTGCGCCTGCAGCATCGCTCGTTGCTCGCCGTCGCCGACGACGGTCAGGTGGACGGGTTGGCGCACCAGTCCCATTGCCTCCAGGAGCCGTCCGACGTTCTTCTGCGGGCTGAGCCTTCCGACGTAGAGCAGGCGCAGCGGACGGTCCGTCACCTCCCGTACCGGCATGAAGTAGGCGGGACCGACGCCGTTGGGCACGACGAAGGTGCGGTCGGCGCGGACGCCGTACGTCTCCTGCACAAAGCCGGCCTGAGCCTCCGTCAGTACGACGACAGCGGCGGCATCCCGCAGCACGCGCCCGAAGACGTGCTTCTTGTACGCCGGCAGCAGCCAGCCCAGCCGGCCGGAGGCGTCGACGTCGAGATGGAAGTGCAGCACGAAGCGCTGCCCCCGGGCCCGTGCCGCGAGGGCGACCAGCTCGGGCAGCAGGGCGTGCGCACAGTGCAGGTGCAGCACCGAGGTCCGCGGTGACCGCAGCAGCGACATCAGCAGCCCGGGGGCGAGCGGTGTGTGCGCGAGCTCCACCGCGCGGTGCCGCCGGACGGTCACACCACCGGCCCGCGAGCACCGCGGCTCCGTGCCCGCGCCGATGTCGGTCGTGACGACCCGGACGTCGTGGCGGTCGCCGAGCCCGGCCGCCAGGCTCTCCACGACGCGCTCCAGGCCTCCGAGATGCGGCGGGTAGTACGGCGTGATCTGCAGGATCGTGCTCATCGGACCGCCAGTTCGAGGAGGTCGCGGTTGGGGACATAGGCGACGTCGGGCCGTCCTGCGATGTGGTCGAGGACCCGCTCCAGCCGGTACCAGTCGCGCCTCGCGTCGACCTCCCAGCTGTGACCCCAGAGATGGAACACCCCGCCGTTCCTGAGGCACAACTCGAACCACCTGAAGGCGAGTTCGTCCCAGCGCAGAAACAGCTTGGCGGCGGCCCACGGCCGCAGCCGCGCCAGGCGCAGGGAGAGCGGTCCGTCCACCCGGTGGGCGTAGGCGTTGACCGTCGTGTCCGTCTCCAGCGGTGCCCCGGGGACGAGCGTGCTGCGTCGGACCGTGCGCGCGAGCGTGAAGCCGACCTCACCGGCGAGGCCGACGTGGGTCGGCGTGTACTCGCCGCGGGGGTAGCAGAAGCTGGTCACCTGCGTTCCGACGATCTCTTCGAGCTCCGCCTTGCCGGCGCTCATCTCCTCACGGGCCTCGGCTTCGGACAGCAGGGGCAGCCGCTGGTGGGTCAGTGTGTGGCCGCCGATCTCGAAGCGCTCGGCCAGTTCGCGGATCCCGGTGGAGGGGAGACGGTCCGCGGGGTCCAGCTCAAGGTTGCGTGGCGCGATGTAGAACGTGCCGGCGATGCCGTACTTGTCGAGCAGCGCGGCAAGGCGGGGGTCGAGCCGGTGCCCGTCGTCCCAACTCGTCGTGACGACGGTGCGCGGACGCCCGTCGGGAGCTGCCGGAGTCGGTGTGGCGGTCATGGTGTGCCCTTGCTCGTGGGGAGCGACGAACTCCCGAGGCGGAAGTGCAACTTCTGGGTGTGGCCGAGCAGTTCGACGTGGACGACGAAGACCCCCCGGGGCGGCGCGAGGCGGACGACGGTCGACACCGGCACGTCGGGCTGCGGGACCAGCGTGGTGGTGGTCGACGCCGTGACGCGACCGTCGGAGCTCTCCAGCCACACCTTGAGTGAGTACGTCCCCGTACCGGTGCCGTGGTCGACCAGCGAGACCGGAACCACCGCGAGGGCGTGCTCGACGGTCGGCGCACGGGTGAAGTACAGCTCGGCGTAAGGGCTCGGCAGCCGCGTGAACGACGCGCGCAGCTGCTGCCGCACGGCCGGAGTCGACCACGCGGCAACCGCGACGACCACCGCGGTCAGCAGCACCGCGATCATCCGGCGACCGGCGGACGCACGGCTGTGCCCGCCGCGCCGACGGCGCGGCGGCACGTGGTCGGTCGGCCCCGACGGCTGCTCCGTGTCCGTCCCGAGGTCGTCGTCGAGCATCGGGCTCATACGGCGCCGATCTCCTCGGCCTGCAACGGACCGGGCCCCTCGGCGAAGCCGACGACGATGGACGGCACCACGGGTCTGGTCGGCCGGAGGCGGTGCTCGAAGAGCTGGCGAAGGTTCCGTATCCCGTCGGACACCGCGTTCAACTTCACCTCCCCGCCGCGCTTGCGGTACTCGATCGGTGCCTCCAGGTATCGGTAACCCGCCGTCGTCGCCGCGTTCTTGATCTCCTGCGAGAAGGCCATGCCGGTCGAGCGGACGTCGATGCGCTCCCAGACATGGCGCTGGAATATCCACATGCCTGACTGCGAGTCACGCAGCCCGTTGCGGAACAGCGTACGGCTGACCGCGCTGAGGACGTGGTTGGCGAGCGAGTGCGAGGGCTTCATCGCCTTGTTGCTGCGGGAGAGGCGGTTCGTGGTCATGAACTCGACGTTGCTGGCCACCAGGGTTCTCAACAGCTGCGGCAGCGCGTCGAAGGGGTAGGTGCAGTCGGCGTCACCGGTGGCGATCACGTCACCGGTCGCCGCCGCGAACCCCGCGTGGTAGGCGTTGCCGTAGCCGCGCTCGGGCTGCTGGACCACCCGGGCGCCGAGCGAGCGGGCGACGTCCCCGGTGCCGTCGGTCGACCCGTTGTCGACGATGATGACCTCGGCCTCCCAGCCCTCGGCGGCGAGTTCGGCCACGGGGATGGCCGCCATGACCGGCGGCAGGTTGGGTGCTTCGTTGAGTGCGGGAATGACGATCGACAGCGTGTTCATCGTGGACCCCCTCATGGCTTGTAAGAACGACGTCCTGGATCCGGGCAGGCCGAATCGACGTGCCGGACGATGAGTCCGAAGGCGGGCTGAGATACAGCCCGATGTAAAGGCTTCATTTCACAGTGATTACATGATCTTCACTCGCCGAGTCGGCGCGTCACAGGATTTTGGCCACCCCCGAATCCCCGTGACATACCTTCAGCACAGCTATACACAAAGGCGAAATGCCCAGGAAACAATTCGGCCGTACCCCCGCCCCCCAGGCGTTCGAGCTGGATACCGACCTGCACGTCAGTGCAGATCGGGCGCAGGACCGATGCTGACGGCTGACGCATCCGGAGAGAAAGTCTTTTTGATTAGCGTTACTCATCCGTTATTGCACAGACGGGTCAGGTCACAACGGATGGACCACTGTCATGGACATCGTTTATCATCCACACAGGGAGGCTTCATAAGCCGATGACCGACCGTTACCGCACCGGCCGGCGGTGGCGCCGGGACCAGCGCATCGCGCCCCAGACCAGGTCGGCGGCCAGCAACAGGCAGCCGATGACCAACAGGTAGAGCAGCCCCTTCACGGCGAAGCCGATGATGCCCAGCACGATCGCGATGATCACGACCGACAGGAAGAGTGTCATGACCGCGTGCCTCCTCAGCCGCGGGCGAGCTGCCGCTCGCCGTCCGTGCCGGGCTGGTAGGTGAGTTCGTAGTGGTCGAAGATCGCCTTCTCGTCCTCGGCGGCCAGGACGTCGTCGGTCCCCATCGAGGGCGCGCTCTTCACCAGGCTCTTGGTGTAGGGGACTCTGACGTACTCGGGGCCCACCACGGCCTCGGCCAGCGGGACGAAGACCAGTCGGCGCCGGGACGGCAGCCCGATCAGAACCGTCGCCATGGCGGGCTGGTCCGTACGGGTGTCGACGTAGACCGCCTCCAGGGAGCCGATGCGGTGTCCTGTCGCATCGACCACGTCATGGGTGCGCCACTCTCGGATGTCCCCGACCTCGATCACTGGACTTCCTCTCCGGACTCTCGGTGCCGCCGCGTCCGATGCACTGGTCCGACGTAGTCTGTCTCTGCTCTGTATCTGCCCCCGGTCCGCCCCGCGCACGCCCCGGTGGCGCGACCGGCCGTCGCTTCGAGAGGACCACTCGATCATGGCTGTGACAAGCACCGATCTGCTCACCGACGCCTTCGGCCGGATCAGCGAGCGGGTGGGCGACGTGCTCCAGGGCCTCAGCGGGGACGACCTGGTCGCGCGGGTCGGCCCGGACGCCAACTCGATCGGCTGGCTGGTCTGGCACCTGACCCGGGTCCAGGACGACCACATCGCCGCGGCGGCCGGTCTGGAGCAGGTCTGGATCGCCGAAGGCTGGCAGCAGCGCTTCGGCCTCCGCTACAAGCCGAAGTCCATCGGCTACGGCCAGTCCAGCGCGGAGGTGGGCGAGTTCCAGGGCGTGTCGGCGGGCCTGCTGCAGGAGTACCACCTCGCCGTCCACGAGCAGACGTTGCGCTTCCTCAAGGGCCTGTCCGAGGGCGACCTGGACCGGGTGGTGGACCCTTCCTACCGTCCGCCGGTCACCCTGGCGGTCCGGCTGGTCAGCATCGTCTCCGACGATCTGCAGCACGTGGGCCAGGCGGCCTTCGTCCGGGGTCTGCTGCGGCGGCGCTGACGCCGCTCCCGGTGACGTACCGGGTGACGTACCGTCGGATGTGTCACGCCGTTCGCGGCGGGCAGGGGCCTTGGGGGCCTCGGCGAAGCCGAAGCCGAATCCGTCCGGCAGGGGGTTGTGGAACATGCACGCAGGGAAGCTCTGGCGATTCCGGTCACGAACGGCGCGGCGGGAACCGGAACCGGCCGTGCGCTACGGGATCCCCCAGGTGACGCCGGCGCATCCGGTGGCGGGCCTGGACCATGCCCTGGCGCAGGCGACCGCGCTGCTCTCCCGGGCCCGCTCGGCCCGGGACTGGGCCGAGGTGCAGCGGCTGCTGGGATGGATAGACGCACACCTGGACCAGCGGCTCCGGCTGACCAGACCGCCGGCGCCCACGCCCTGAGTGACGACTCCCTCACCCCGAGTTGCGGGTCCGGGGGGTCGGGGGCACCGTCGAGGCGTGGCGTCCGTCTGTCGCTGTGCGCTTTCCGGCGTGGCCGCCGCACCACCCCCTCACCCCTCCGTGGAGGTAGTTGTGAGTACGACCCTCGACCCGGCCCGTGTGATCGGGCACAAGGTCCTCGACGCCGACGGCCACAAGATCGGGCAGGCGGACGAGGTGTACCTGGACGACAGCACCGGCACCCCGCAGTGGGTCACCGTCAAGGGCGGGCGCTTCGGCGGCAAGGGCCACTTCGCCCCGCTGGGCGGCGCCGTCCTGGTGAACGACGATGTGCGGCTCGCCTATGCCAAGGCCCAGGTCGACAGCGCACCGGAGCTGGAGACCGGACGGCATCTCTCGGTGGAGGAGGAGCTCACCCTCTACCAGCACTACGGGCTGGGGCAGCCGGAGCACAGCATGACGGGCATGAACAACACGACCGGCGTGAACCACGTGACCGGCATGGCCGGCATGACCGGCGCCATGGCCCCTGCCGCCGCCCCGATGGGCACCGGCGAGCGCGACGGCAGGGTGATGACCCGGTACGAGGAGCGCCTGCACGTGGGCACCGAGCGGGTCGAGGCCGGCCAGGCCCGGCTCCGCAAGACCGTCACCACCGAACAGGTCCAGCGGATCGTGCCGCTCGCCCACCAGGAGATCCGGGTCGAGCGGGAGCCGATCCCCGAGGGCGAGCACGGCACCACGACGAGCACCGCCGACTTCGCCGAGGCCGACCTGGACGTGACGCTCTACGAGGAGCGCGCCGTGGTCACCAAGGAGGTCGTCGCCGTCGAACGGGTGCGGCTGACGGTCGAGGAGGTCACCGAGCAGGTGACCGTGCACGAGGAGATCCGCACCGAGCAGATCGACCTCGTCGGCGACTCCCGGGAGGACCCGAAGAACCGCATGTGACCGGGGTGACCGCCGCTCCCGCCCGCGTGCGACCCGTCGCACCGGCGCGGGAGCGGCGTCTGCGCGCGGCCGGGCTGAGACTGGGGCCAAGGAGAGACATGGACGACTTCGCCGTACCGACCCCGCAGGACCAGGTCTCGCTCTACCTGGAGGCCCTCGAACTGCAGATGGACCCGGACCAGTTCCGGGTCCTCGGCGCCCTGCTGGAGGGCGCCGGGCAGCTGTACAAGTTCGGTCTCGAGCAGGTCGACGCCGCCGTCGACGACGTGGACGAGGAGTTCCTCACCGAGGACGTGATGGAGGAGTTCCTGGTCATCGTGGGCATGCTCACCACCGGGCGGATGGACCAGCAGGTCGTGGACATCGGCGGCGGCATCGTCACGGTGGTGACCCAGGACGTCGCCACCGACCCGGTGCGGATGCGTGAGCTCCGTACCTGGGCCGCCCAGCAGCGGGCACTGCGCGACGCGGACGGGCCGGACGCCTGACGGCGGCCGCGGCGGGCTGCTACGCGCGGCTCAGCCGGTCGGCTCGGGGCTGATCCGCAGGGTCTCCCGGTCGACCTGCTCGCCGCAGTGGTGGCAGACGGTGTCCACCTCCAGCGGGTGGCCGCAGTCGTGGGCGAACTCGGCGGTGCCGCCAGGCCCCCACTTCTGCCCCCACTGGGCCAGCGCCAGCAGGATCGGCCCGACCTCCGCGCCCGCCGCGGTGAGGTGGTACTCGTGGCGCGGCGGATGTTCGGAGTACTGGCGGCGTTCGACCACGCCGGCCGCCTCCAGCTTGCGCAGCCGGTCGGCCAGGATGTCGCGCGAGGCCCCGGTGAACCTGGTGATCTGCTCGAAGCGGTGCACCCCGTAGCGCATCTCGCGGATGGCCAGCAGCGTCCAGCGCTCCCCCAGCAGCTCCAGCGACGCCGCGACGGGGCAGGGGCGCGGCCTGGGCGTCCGGTCGGCCATGGTGTCCATCCCGACCATCGTGTCGATGTCCATGCGACCCACTCTAGTCAGTTGTGGTTTCCAACGCACAGCACTAGGGTCGAGAGTCCGTAGGAAATCCCAACTGACTTCATGGAGCTGCCATGTCCGCCACCGATCCGACCGCGCGCGGACTGGCGGAACCACCGCCCGCGGCCGAACCCGAGGCCCCCGAGGACCCCGCGGCCCGCAGACACGCCCTGCGGGTGCTGGCCCTGGGCAGCCTGGGGGTGTTCGTGGTGTTCCTCGACACCACGATCGTCAACATCGCCTTCCCGACCATCAGCCGCAGCTTCCACACCGGCTCCGCGCAGCTGTCCTGGGTGCTGAACGCCTACAGCCTGGTCTTCGCCGCGGTGCTGATACCGGCAGGACGCCTGGCCGACCGCTACGGACGCAAGCGGCTTTTCCTGACCGGGATGCTCGGATTCGCCCTGATGAGCGGGGTCTGCGGGCTGGCGCCCGGCACCGGCCTGCTGATCGCGGCCCGGGCCCTGCAGGCCGTGTTCGCCGCCCTGGTGGTGCCGACCTCGCTGGCGCTGATCCTGCCCGAGTTCAGCGCCGCCCGGCGCCATGTCGCCGTCGGCACCTGGGGCGCCATGGGAGCCGCGGCCGCGGCGCTCGGGCCCACCATCGGCGCGCTGCTCACCGAGTACGCCTCCTGGCGCTGGATCTTCCTGGTCAACGTGCCGATCTGCGTGCTCGTCGCGGTCCTCGGCCGCCGGCTGCTGCCGGAGAGCCGCGATCCCGCCGCCAGCGGCATCCCCGACCCGCTCGGCGTGCTGCTCGTCGCCGGCGCGCCGGCGATGCTGAGCCTCGCCATCGTCGAGGGCCCGGACTGGGGCTGGTCCGATCCCCGGGTGCTCGGCGCCTTCGCACTGTCCGCCGTGCTGCTCGCGGCGTTCCTGCGGCGCTCGGCCACCGCCGCCCAGCCGGTCCTGGACCTGTCGCTGTTCCGGGAGCACCAGTTCCGGGTGGTCAATGCCGCGACCCTGCTCTTCGCGACCGCCTTCTACGGGATGCTGCTGGCCAATGTGATCTTCCTGCAGACCGTCTGGCACTACTCCGTGCTGCGCTCCGCGCTCGCCAGCGCCCTCGGACCGATGCTGGTCACGCTGATCGCGCGGACCTCCAGCCGGATCGCGGCGAAGGCCGGACACCGCCCGGTGCTGCTGGCCGGGTCGGTCGCCTGGGTGCTCGCCGCCGCCGGATTCGCCACGGCCGCCGGGGGTTCGCCGCACTGGCTCACCCACTGGCTGCCGTGGACGCTGCTGATGGGCCTGGCGATCGGGCTGACCCTGCCGGTCCAGTCGGGCGCCGCGGTCAAGCATCTGCCGCCGGAGCGCTTCGCCATCGGATCGGCCGTCAACTCCAGCTTCCGGCAGCTCGGCGCGGTGCTCGGGATCAGCATCTTCGTCGCCGTCCTCGGCACCCCGGCGCCGGCCGCCGCTGTCAGCGCGTTCGACCACGTCTGGTGGGTCTTCGCCGGCCTCGGACTGGCCGCCGGACTGGTCCAACTCCTGCCCGCACGAACGCCGCTGACCTTGCCTGAAGTGCCGTCCTCCGCCACTACACTGGAGGCCACACCCCCGCGGAGCGCCTGAAGGATGCGATGACCGACCAGACCTGGATCCCGGCGGACGTGGACACCGGGCGGCCCAGCATCGCGCGCATCTACGACTTCCATCTCGGCGGGAGCCACAATGTTCCGGTCGACCGCGCGGCCGCCCGCGAAGT encodes:
- a CDS encoding glycosyltransferase family 4 protein, producing MSTILQITPYYPPHLGGLERVVESLAAGLGDRHDVRVVTTDIGAGTEPRCSRAGGVTVRRHRAVELAHTPLAPGLLMSLLRSPRTSVLHLHCAHALLPELVALAARARGQRFVLHFHLDVDASGRLGWLLPAYKKHVFGRVLRDAAAVVVLTEAQAGFVQETYGVRADRTFVVPNGVGPAYFMPVREVTDRPLRLLYVGRLSPQKNVGRLLEAMGLVRQPVHLTVVGDGEQRAMLQAQAAQLGLTDVTFAGQRLGPELVRAYAEADAFVLPSEKEGMPLVALEAMAAALPIVATDVPGNTELLGDVGLLAAPDPAALAAVIDAVAGDPELRLRLGRRSAEAARAYSWDAVVRRVEDVYAEALA
- a CDS encoding polysaccharide deacetylase family protein produces the protein MTATPTPAAPDGRPRTVVTTSWDDGHRLDPRLAALLDKYGIAGTFYIAPRNLELDPADRLPSTGIRELAERFEIGGHTLTHQRLPLLSEAEAREEMSAGKAELEEIVGTQVTSFCYPRGEYTPTHVGLAGEVGFTLARTVRRSTLVPGAPLETDTTVNAYAHRVDGPLSLRLARLRPWAAAKLFLRWDELAFRWFELCLRNGGVFHLWGHSWEVDARRDWYRLERVLDHIAGRPDVAYVPNRDLLELAVR
- a CDS encoding glycosyltransferase family 2 protein, yielding MNTLSIVIPALNEAPNLPPVMAAIPVAELAAEGWEAEVIIVDNGSTDGTGDVARSLGARVVQQPERGYGNAYHAGFAAATGDVIATGDADCTYPFDALPQLLRTLVASNVEFMTTNRLSRSNKAMKPSHSLANHVLSAVSRTLFRNGLRDSQSGMWIFQRHVWERIDVRSTGMAFSQEIKNAATTAGYRYLEAPIEYRKRGGEVKLNAVSDGIRNLRQLFEHRLRPTRPVVPSIVVGFAEGPGPLQAEEIGAV
- a CDS encoding PRC-barrel domain-containing protein; its protein translation is MIEVGDIREWRTHDVVDATGHRIGSLEAVYVDTRTDQPAMATVLIGLPSRRRLVFVPLAEAVVGPEYVRVPYTKSLVKSAPSMGTDDVLAAEDEKAIFDHYELTYQPGTDGERQLARG
- a CDS encoding DUF664 domain-containing protein, whose translation is MTSTDLLTDAFGRISERVGDVLQGLSGDDLVARVGPDANSIGWLVWHLTRVQDDHIAAAAGLEQVWIAEGWQQRFGLRYKPKSIGYGQSSAEVGEFQGVSAGLLQEYHLAVHEQTLRFLKGLSEGDLDRVVDPSYRPPVTLAVRLVSIVSDDLQHVGQAAFVRGLLRRR
- a CDS encoding PRC and DUF2382 domain-containing protein, which produces MSTTLDPARVIGHKVLDADGHKIGQADEVYLDDSTGTPQWVTVKGGRFGGKGHFAPLGGAVLVNDDVRLAYAKAQVDSAPELETGRHLSVEEELTLYQHYGLGQPEHSMTGMNNTTGVNHVTGMAGMTGAMAPAAAPMGTGERDGRVMTRYEERLHVGTERVEAGQARLRKTVTTEQVQRIVPLAHQEIRVEREPIPEGEHGTTTSTADFAEADLDVTLYEERAVVTKEVVAVERVRLTVEEVTEQVTVHEEIRTEQIDLVGDSREDPKNRM
- a CDS encoding helix-turn-helix domain-containing protein, giving the protein MDIDTMVGMDTMADRTPRPRPCPVAASLELLGERWTLLAIREMRYGVHRFEQITRFTGASRDILADRLRKLEAAGVVERRQYSEHPPRHEYHLTAAGAEVGPILLALAQWGQKWGPGGTAEFAHDCGHPLEVDTVCHHCGEQVDRETLRISPEPTG
- a CDS encoding MFS transporter, with the translated sequence MSATDPTARGLAEPPPAAEPEAPEDPAARRHALRVLALGSLGVFVVFLDTTIVNIAFPTISRSFHTGSAQLSWVLNAYSLVFAAVLIPAGRLADRYGRKRLFLTGMLGFALMSGVCGLAPGTGLLIAARALQAVFAALVVPTSLALILPEFSAARRHVAVGTWGAMGAAAAALGPTIGALLTEYASWRWIFLVNVPICVLVAVLGRRLLPESRDPAASGIPDPLGVLLVAGAPAMLSLAIVEGPDWGWSDPRVLGAFALSAVLLAAFLRRSATAAQPVLDLSLFREHQFRVVNAATLLFATAFYGMLLANVIFLQTVWHYSVLRSALASALGPMLVTLIARTSSRIAAKAGHRPVLLAGSVAWVLAAAGFATAAGGSPHWLTHWLPWTLLMGLAIGLTLPVQSGAAVKHLPPERFAIGSAVNSSFRQLGAVLGISIFVAVLGTPAPAAAVSAFDHVWWVFAGLGLAAGLVQLLPARTPLTLPEVPSSATTLEATPPRSA